A genomic stretch from Telopea speciosissima isolate NSW1024214 ecotype Mountain lineage chromosome 7, Tspe_v1, whole genome shotgun sequence includes:
- the LOC122668966 gene encoding protein CPR-5 isoform X2: protein MEATSGSSASPVLNSNDAAFTQEEDTKAEEIPAVQSSISISNSCEASTSMAKSRKIVRRKKKSSIDVSAPAGSCAAASCSLSSLPSQQRGGLRLTAKRRTPRVSICSKRRGENDFDVLALPLGMSIAAVVAQVLDGEHVAKEKIPLDHLSTICASAVRESLANAFGNRFDCFVRNFEKSFGSTLRTLRVINEASLYEGRGFFRESSAESCSSEVVPPKSLYTQGPGSKAEAVASTIEACGPSNAVEEIQENLRLVSINQEIALHEQMHQLATSSSRLDSGCNNTMLSTFEKSVKEQARSNDLKTFEIGLIMKRLQLKESQVALHFNSNCLERFKLSMAISKASFKAEKFKNQLEDARHTELIKKCIDSLVAGLLIMSASLLYGAYVYSYKRIIEATGPCSSSPKIMPVTFILLLLGGGCGIVGKLCIDTLGGNGFHWFIYWEALCLLHFFANMCTSLLFSILYGPVSVAQGTGSRAMLPYWLRRLVFYVIILLFLPLFGGLMPFASLTDWKDHFLLLIREKLVASAMENGS from the exons ATGGAAGCCACTTCGGGTTCTTCTGCTTCTCCAGTTTTGAACTCTAATGACGCCGCATTTACCCAAGAGGAAGACACCAAAGCCGAAGAAATCCCCGCTGTCCAATCCTCTATTTCGATTTCGAATTCTTGCGAGGCTTCAACATCCATGGCTAAGAGTAGAAAGATTgtcaggaggaagaagaagagttcgATAGATGTTTCTGCTCCTGCTGGTTCTTGTGCAGCTGCTTCTTGTTCTTTGTCTTCTTTACCTTCCCAACAGAGAGGGGGTTTGCGTCTTACAGCTAAACGACGGACTCCGAGAGTATCCATTTGTAGTAAACGTCGTGGAGAGAACGATTTTGATGTCCTCGCGCTTCCTCTTGGGATGTCGATCGCTGCCGTTGTGGCTCAG GTTCTGGATGGAGAACATGTAGCAAAAGAAAAGATTCCTCTTGATCATCTGTCAACG ATTTGTGCTTCAGCTGTGAGGGAATCTTTAGCAAAT GCTTTTGGGAACAGGTTTGACTGCTTTGTGAGGAATTTTGAGAAATCTTTTGGAAGCACCCTGAGGACCTTACGAGTAATCAATGAAGCGTCTCTCTATGAGGGACGAGGTTTCTTCAGAGAATCAAGTGCAGAAAGTTGTAGTTCAGAAGTGGTCCCACCTAAGTCTCTCTACACGCAAGGACCTGGTTCTAAAGCAGAAGCAGTTGCATCTACTATTGAAGCTTGTGGACCATCTAACGCAGTGGAAGAAATACAAGAGAATTTGCGATTAGTTTCAATAAATCAAGAGATTGCCCTGCATGAACAAATGCACCAATTGGCTACTTCTTCAAGTAGACTGGATTCTGGCTGTAATAATACCATGCTAAGCACCTTTGAGAAATCTGTGAAGGAACAAGCTCGTTCTAATGACCTCAAGACATTTGAAATTGGTTTGATCATGAAGCGGCTGCAACTGAAAGAATCACAGGTGGCTCTCCACTTTAATTCAAATTGTTTGGAGCGGTTTAAATTATCTATGGCTATTTCAAAAGCATCATTCAAGGCTGAGAAATTCAAAAATCAGTTAGAAGATGCAAGACACACAGAACTAATCAAGAAATGCATAGACTCTCTTGTTGCTGGATTACTTATTATGTCAGCTTCACTTTTATACGGAGCATATGTTTATTCGTACAAACGGATCATAGAAGCCACTGGGCCTTGTTCATCTTCACCCAAG ATAATGCCAGTAACTTTCATCCTTTTGCTATTAGGAGGTGGCTGTGGCATTGTAGGCAAGCTTTGCATTGACACATTAGGAGGGAATGGATTTCATTGGTTTATATACTGGGAGGCTCTCTGCTTGCTGCACTTCTTTGCAAACATGTGTACGTCACTTTTGTTCTCTATCCTGTATGGACCTGTCTCTGTGGCTCAAGGTACTGGCTCAAGGGCAATGCTTCCATACTGGCTACGGCGGCTTGTGTTTTATGTCATTATACTTCTGTTCTTACCATTATTTGGTGGTTTGATGCCATTCGCAAGCCTTACCGACTGGAAAGACCACTTCTTATTGTTAATCAGAGAGAAATTAGTTGCATCAGCTATGGAGAATGGCAGCTGA
- the LOC122668966 gene encoding protein CPR-5 isoform X1 yields the protein MEATSGSSASPVLNSNDAAFTQEEDTKAEEIPAVQSSISISNSCEASTSMAKSRKIVRRKKKSSIDVSAPAGSCAAASCSLSSLPSQQRGGLRLTAKRRTPRVSICSKRRGENDFDVLALPLGMSIAAVVAQVLDGEHVAKEKIPLDHLSTICASAVRESLANAFGNRFDCFVRNFEKSFGSTLRTLRVINEASLYEGRGFFRESSAESCSSEVVPPKSLYTQGPGSKAEAVASTIEACGPSNAVEEIQENLRLVSINQEIALHEQMHQLATSSSRLDSGCNNTMLSTFEKSVKEQARSNDLKTFEIGLIMKRLQLKESQVALHFNSNCLERFKLSMAISKASFKAEKFKNQLEDARHTELIKKCIDSLVAGLLIMSASLLYGAYVYSYKRIIEATGPCSSSPKGATSWWIPKQVASFNSLLDMLNMVRCQVSIFSRMLFGILMIVAIAYLLFQRSATSNQIMPVTFILLLLGGGCGIVGKLCIDTLGGNGFHWFIYWEALCLLHFFANMCTSLLFSILYGPVSVAQGTGSRAMLPYWLRRLVFYVIILLFLPLFGGLMPFASLTDWKDHFLLLIREKLVASAMENGS from the exons ATGGAAGCCACTTCGGGTTCTTCTGCTTCTCCAGTTTTGAACTCTAATGACGCCGCATTTACCCAAGAGGAAGACACCAAAGCCGAAGAAATCCCCGCTGTCCAATCCTCTATTTCGATTTCGAATTCTTGCGAGGCTTCAACATCCATGGCTAAGAGTAGAAAGATTgtcaggaggaagaagaagagttcgATAGATGTTTCTGCTCCTGCTGGTTCTTGTGCAGCTGCTTCTTGTTCTTTGTCTTCTTTACCTTCCCAACAGAGAGGGGGTTTGCGTCTTACAGCTAAACGACGGACTCCGAGAGTATCCATTTGTAGTAAACGTCGTGGAGAGAACGATTTTGATGTCCTCGCGCTTCCTCTTGGGATGTCGATCGCTGCCGTTGTGGCTCAG GTTCTGGATGGAGAACATGTAGCAAAAGAAAAGATTCCTCTTGATCATCTGTCAACG ATTTGTGCTTCAGCTGTGAGGGAATCTTTAGCAAAT GCTTTTGGGAACAGGTTTGACTGCTTTGTGAGGAATTTTGAGAAATCTTTTGGAAGCACCCTGAGGACCTTACGAGTAATCAATGAAGCGTCTCTCTATGAGGGACGAGGTTTCTTCAGAGAATCAAGTGCAGAAAGTTGTAGTTCAGAAGTGGTCCCACCTAAGTCTCTCTACACGCAAGGACCTGGTTCTAAAGCAGAAGCAGTTGCATCTACTATTGAAGCTTGTGGACCATCTAACGCAGTGGAAGAAATACAAGAGAATTTGCGATTAGTTTCAATAAATCAAGAGATTGCCCTGCATGAACAAATGCACCAATTGGCTACTTCTTCAAGTAGACTGGATTCTGGCTGTAATAATACCATGCTAAGCACCTTTGAGAAATCTGTGAAGGAACAAGCTCGTTCTAATGACCTCAAGACATTTGAAATTGGTTTGATCATGAAGCGGCTGCAACTGAAAGAATCACAGGTGGCTCTCCACTTTAATTCAAATTGTTTGGAGCGGTTTAAATTATCTATGGCTATTTCAAAAGCATCATTCAAGGCTGAGAAATTCAAAAATCAGTTAGAAGATGCAAGACACACAGAACTAATCAAGAAATGCATAGACTCTCTTGTTGCTGGATTACTTATTATGTCAGCTTCACTTTTATACGGAGCATATGTTTATTCGTACAAACGGATCATAGAAGCCACTGGGCCTTGTTCATCTTCACCCAAG GGGGCTACTTCTTGGTGGATCCCTAAGCAGGTCGCATCTTTCAACTCATTGCTAGACATGCTGAATATGGTGAGATGTCAGGTTTCAATATTCAGCCGGATGCTGTTTGGTATTCTGATGATCGTGGCAATCGCTTATTTGCTTTTCCAACGTTCTGCCACTTCTAATCAGATAATGCCAGTAACTTTCATCCTTTTGCTATTAGGAGGTGGCTGTGGCATTGTAGGCAAGCTTTGCATTGACACATTAGGAGGGAATGGATTTCATTGGTTTATATACTGGGAGGCTCTCTGCTTGCTGCACTTCTTTGCAAACATGTGTACGTCACTTTTGTTCTCTATCCTGTATGGACCTGTCTCTGTGGCTCAAGGTACTGGCTCAAGGGCAATGCTTCCATACTGGCTACGGCGGCTTGTGTTTTATGTCATTATACTTCTGTTCTTACCATTATTTGGTGGTTTGATGCCATTCGCAAGCCTTACCGACTGGAAAGACCACTTCTTATTGTTAATCAGAGAGAAATTAGTTGCATCAGCTATGGAGAATGGCAGCTGA